The following coding sequences are from one bacterium window:
- the asnB gene encoding asparagine synthase (glutamine-hydrolyzing): MCGIAALINTKPTDGALIQRMTDIVSYRGPDGDGHNGFDGNRVWLGQRRLAIIDLSNAGREPMSYKNERYWITYNGEVYNYIELRRELEAVGYVFASKTDTEVVLAAYDYWGTECLHRFNGMWAFVLYDTLTKRTFAARDRFGVKPLYYYQTTDGGFAFASEIKQFSVLPGWRYSMNGQRVADFLGYAISDHTDETMYDGVLQLRGGECAEITYEGQNVRLEKRRWYSFPDTQFDGTYEDATKQFLNIFTDAVRLRLRSDVPVGSCLSGGLDSSSIVCLLHDMLSTQSTTVLQKTFSAYAREKAYDESRYAEEVIRAIRVEAHHVYPDFETLFDTLDTLLWHQDEPFGSASIYAQWHVFRLAKSGGVTVMLDGQGSDEQLAGYYPFYGTRLAELMVRGRWIRLVREIQKTIREGHVNRGAVLRRLIGALIPNAWMPFMPSDSQSSNDWFDMEKLGARSIHWRQQYGEFKPDVNTALRVQLTRTNLPMLLHWEDRNSMAHSIEARVPFLDYRLVEFTLSLPSDHKISDATTKRVLRDSMRGYVPDGIIQRRDKMGFVTPEEHWVRTHPDAFRKQLSSSIERSGGVIRSSLRDDFDAMIAGKKAYDGRYWRGIVFGKWVRNLL, from the coding sequence ATGTGCGGAATAGCGGCGCTTATCAATACGAAGCCGACGGACGGTGCGCTGATTCAGCGTATGACCGATATTGTTTCATATCGCGGACCGGACGGTGACGGGCATAATGGTTTTGATGGGAATCGTGTGTGGCTCGGCCAACGTCGTCTTGCTATCATAGATCTCAGCAACGCAGGCCGTGAGCCGATGAGTTATAAAAATGAACGTTATTGGATCACGTATAACGGGGAAGTATATAATTACATCGAATTGCGTCGTGAGCTGGAGGCGGTAGGATATGTGTTTGCATCCAAAACGGATACGGAAGTGGTCCTTGCGGCGTACGATTATTGGGGAACGGAATGCCTTCATCGTTTCAATGGTATGTGGGCGTTTGTTCTTTATGATACGCTGACCAAACGTACTTTTGCTGCGCGGGATCGTTTTGGTGTTAAGCCCCTGTATTATTATCAAACAACGGATGGAGGATTTGCATTCGCCAGCGAAATCAAGCAGTTCTCCGTTTTGCCGGGGTGGCGATATTCGATGAATGGACAACGCGTAGCCGATTTTTTGGGTTATGCGATTTCTGATCATACAGATGAAACCATGTACGACGGGGTTTTGCAGCTTCGCGGAGGAGAGTGCGCGGAGATCACGTACGAGGGGCAAAACGTACGATTGGAAAAACGTCGTTGGTATTCGTTTCCGGATACACAGTTTGACGGTACGTATGAGGATGCGACAAAACAGTTTTTAAATATTTTTACGGATGCGGTACGTTTGCGGTTGCGCTCCGATGTGCCGGTAGGCTCGTGTCTCTCCGGCGGATTGGATTCGTCCTCGATTGTTTGTTTGTTGCATGACATGCTATCCACGCAGAGTACGACAGTATTACAAAAAACTTTTTCAGCGTATGCGCGGGAGAAGGCTTACGATGAAAGCCGTTATGCGGAAGAAGTGATTCGTGCCATTCGTGTCGAAGCGCATCATGTTTATCCGGATTTTGAAACGCTGTTTGATACGTTGGATACCTTGCTCTGGCATCAGGACGAACCGTTTGGTTCAGCGAGTATCTACGCGCAATGGCATGTTTTTCGATTGGCCAAATCCGGCGGTGTAACGGTGATGCTGGACGGTCAGGGTTCGGATGAGCAGTTGGCCGGTTACTATCCGTTTTATGGGACGCGTTTAGCGGAGCTCATGGTACGCGGGCGCTGGATTCGGTTAGTTCGTGAAATACAAAAAACTATCCGCGAAGGTCATGTCAACCGCGGTGCTGTCTTACGGCGATTGATAGGAGCGCTTATACCTAACGCATGGATGCCGTTCATGCCGTCGGATAGCCAATCGTCCAATGATTGGTTTGACATGGAAAAACTCGGAGCACGTTCAATACATTGGCGGCAACAATATGGAGAATTTAAACCGGATGTAAATACAGCGCTTCGCGTTCAATTGACACGTACCAATTTACCGATGCTATTGCATTGGGAGGATCGTAATTCGATGGCGCATTCTATCGAAGCGCGGGTTCCCTTTTTGGATTATCGGTTGGTGGAATTTACCTTATCGTTGCCATCCGATCATAAAATTTCGGATGCAACGACCAAACGTGTATTGCGTGACAGTATGAGAGGTTACGTGCCGGACGGTATCATTCAACGTCGTGACAAGATGGGTTTTGTAACGCCGGAAGAGCATTGGGTTCGTACACACCCGGATGCATTTCGCAAGCAACTGAGTTCTTCGATTGAGCGTTCGGGGGGGGTAATACGATCTTCGCTAAGGGATGATTTTGATGCCATGATTGCCGGTAAAAAGGCTTACGACGGGCGATATTGGCGGGGGATTGTGTTTGGAAAGTGGGTGAGAAATTTACTGTGA
- a CDS encoding glycosyltransferase family 2 protein, with translation MKNNIILSIGVPTWNRSGFLKALLESIIHQAEKFDFTQSVEIIVSDNCSTDDTGVVVKAMSAQTNVAIRYVRNSENIGAIRNMIQTFHQSRGQFWMAFGDDDILAEDMLPEIMHHLTTREDFSVVMFDQWKLIGHESLMTLESAAEHYFYYMGNAGVFAIRTEHARQGLKPGDDALIAQSYWPQTHIAFLAMKSGNLSKPFLSLPLISSYSPNHTENTLYSGWYLWETGIRSLQHVALILKPELGTSFFRAVCRHLFWTRRLFFYLKNIMLYTAFFDSPRQIRLLRENARRHLRTISMCNGLALVMFFVLIELPASVKRVLYSVVFVMLKPRQWSHVKRDILAKKAIHERAHAAENEKGVPRSYDRDVQPEAS, from the coding sequence ATGAAAAATAATATAATTCTCTCTATCGGTGTACCGACATGGAATCGCTCCGGATTTCTGAAAGCACTGCTTGAGAGTATTATACATCAAGCCGAAAAATTTGATTTTACCCAGTCCGTCGAAATTATCGTTTCGGATAATTGTTCTACGGATGATACCGGTGTTGTCGTAAAGGCGATGAGCGCACAAACAAATGTAGCGATTCGTTATGTACGCAATTCGGAAAATATCGGTGCCATCCGAAATATGATACAAACGTTTCATCAAAGCCGTGGACAGTTTTGGATGGCATTTGGTGATGACGATATTCTGGCTGAAGATATGCTTCCTGAAATCATGCATCATCTGACAACGCGGGAAGATTTTTCTGTAGTGATGTTTGATCAATGGAAACTCATAGGGCACGAAAGCCTTATGACGTTGGAATCGGCCGCCGAGCACTATTTTTATTATATGGGTAATGCCGGTGTTTTTGCGATTCGCACCGAACATGCTCGGCAGGGGTTAAAACCGGGTGATGATGCATTGATCGCACAGTCGTATTGGCCGCAAACGCATATTGCTTTTTTAGCCATGAAAAGCGGTAATTTATCCAAACCGTTTCTTTCGTTGCCGTTGATCAGTTCGTATTCGCCCAACCATACCGAGAATACGTTATATTCCGGGTGGTATCTGTGGGAAACAGGGATTCGTTCATTGCAGCACGTCGCATTGATTTTAAAGCCTGAATTAGGGACGTCATTTTTTCGTGCTGTTTGCCGACATTTATTTTGGACCCGGCGGCTTTTTTTTTATTTAAAAAATATCATGCTATATACTGCGTTTTTTGACAGTCCCCGCCAGATCCGTCTTTTGCGTGAAAATGCGCGGCGTCATTTGCGAACAATCTCTATGTGTAACGGATTGGCATTAGTGATGTTTTTTGTCTTGATCGAGTTGCCGGCTTCGGTTAAACGAGTATTGTACAGTGTTGTATTTGTGATGCTCAAACCCCGGCAGTGGTCGCACGTCAAACGTGATATATTGGCGAAAAAAGCAATTCACGAACGCGCGCATGCCGCGGAAAACGAAAAAGGAGTGCCGCGAAGTTATGATCGTGACGTCCAGCCAGAAGCAAGTTAA